Proteins encoded within one genomic window of Camelina sativa cultivar DH55 chromosome 19, Cs, whole genome shotgun sequence:
- the LOC104766618 gene encoding putative glycerol-3-phosphate transporter 5: MQSRIVGLAPAFSLFPNLNTPHKTFTFHQILVLIITFIAYASFHASRKPPSIVKSVLGPPPVGSNSSSIDNGWAPFNGTEGTKRLGELDLAFLSSYALGMYFAGHLGDRIDLRYFLVFGMMGSGILTLVFGLGYWMNVHTLGFYLSVQIVCGLFQSIGWPCVVSVAGNWCGKEKRGLIMGVWNSHTSVGNILGSVIASSVLDLGWGWSFVLPGGLVIVSGVFVFMFLVVSPHDLGFEEPGKQMEIEMSLGENVEGSLSKHEAEDAVLLETVVDESLFAIGFLEAWRLPGVAPYAFCLFFSKLVAYTFLYWLPYYLRHTAVAGVNLSHKTAGILSTVFDVGGVLGGISAGFISDKINARAVTSITFLALSIPALIMYRIYGSVSMFINIALMFISGLLVNGPYALITTAVAADLGTQDSIKGNGRALATVTAIIDGTGSVGAALGPLLAGFISSRGWNSVFFMLIVSIFLAGLFLVRLAKAEINEMRSGELIPSSDPQS; encoded by the exons ATGCAATCGAGAATCGTCGGATTAGCTCCGGCGTTTTCTCTATTCCCTAACCTAAACACGCCTCACAAAACCTTCACTTTCCATCAAATCTTGGTTCTCATCATTACATTCATCGCCTATGCTTCGTTTCACGCTTCCCGTAAACCTCCCAGCATCGTCAAGAGCGTCCTCGGACCACCTCCAGTTGGATCTAATTCATCCTCGATTGATAATGGATGGGCTCCGTTTAACGGAACCGAAGGGACTAAGAGACTTGGTGAGCTTGATTTGGCGTTTCTTTCGTCGTATGCTTTGGGTATGTACTTTGCAGGTCATTTAGGGGATAGGATTGATTTGAGATACTTCCTTGTGTTTGGAATGATGGGTAGTGGGATCCTCACCCTTGTTTTTGGATTAGGGTATTGGATGAATGTTCATACGCTTGGGTTTTACTTGAGTGTTCAGATTGTTTGTGGTTTGTTTCAGTCTATTGGCTGGCCTTGTGTTGTCTCTGTTGCTGGTAACTGGTGTGGGAAAGAGAAACGTGGTTTGATTATGGGTGTGTGGAATTCTCATACATCTGTTGGGAACATTCTTGGCTCGGTTATTGCGTCCTCGGTTCTCGATCTCGGATGGGGGTGGTCTTTTGTTTTGCCTGGTGGGCTGGTTATTGTGTCTGGGgtgtttgtgtttatgtttcttgttgtgaGTCCTCATGATTTGGGGTTTGAAGAACCGGGCAAACAGATGGAGATTGAGATGAGTTTAGGTGAGAATGTTGAGGGAAGTTTGAGCAAACATGAAGCTGAGGACGCAGTGCTTCTTGAAACTGTAGTAGATGAATCCTTGTTTGCTATCGGGTTTCTCGAGGCTTGGAGATTGCCTGGTGTCGCACCTTACGCTTTCTGTCTGTTTTTCTCTAAACTCGTCGCTTACACGTTCCTGTATTGGTTACCATACTACTTAAGGCACACAG CTGTTGCGGGTGTGAATCTTTCGCATAAAACCGCTGGGATTCTCTCGACAGTCTTTGACGTAGGAGGAGTGCTTGGTGGAATATCAGCAGGGTTTATATCTGATAAAATCAACGCCCGCGCCGTCACATCAATCACATTCTTGGCACTCTCCATTCCTGCCCTTATTATGTACAGAATCTATGGGAGTGTGTCCATGTTCATCAACATCGCCTTGATGTTTATATCCGGGTTATTAGTAAACGGTCCTTATGCACTCATAACCACAGCTGTTGCAGCTGATCTTGGAACACAAGACTCAATTAAAGGAAATGGTAGGGCGTTGGCCACGGTAACTGCTATTATAGACGGTACTGGTTCGGTTGGGGCGGCTCTGGGACCGCTGCTCGCTGGTTTCATATCGAGCAGAGGGTGGAACAGTGTTTTTTTCATGCTTAtcgtttcaatttttttggctGGTTTGTTCTTGGTTCGGCTTGCAAAGGCTGAGATCAATGAGATGAGGTCTGGAGAATTGATCCCGTCGAGTGATCCTCAGAGCTGA
- the LOC104767935 gene encoding transcription factor VIP1-like, with the protein MNGWDNITPSGPRSRMMQRSAFYSSLPPLSLSPLSLRNHPLRSLSLSPTLLRGSSSSADVEDIDSSIRLNENPTSPPSIMRHYRSVSVDSCFNEFLELPLSPTSSFDGACTNTLDLEFGKDEGRPDPKEVRRILANREAAASSKKRKSQYRIDLECRIKYLEKAIMLMQKKEKLLEKDKQMLVDEKEEIRIRLESLKQQTKLHPALNEQVSVEAQRLKEVLASNEQLMIEVQRLKMVIGEVMHNDSQSDGLNMYQNDPNMFQQLIINDSNQPQTSSPDFYGQN; encoded by the exons ATGAATGGATGGGACAATATCACTCCTTCCGGACCACGGTCGAGGATGATGCAGCGGTCGGCTTTCTACTCCTCCTTGCCGCCTTTGAGCCTTTCTCCGTTGTCATTACGTAATCATCCACTAAGATCGCTGAGCCTTTCTCCAACGTTGTTACGCGGTTCTTCGTCATCGGCTGATGTGGAGGATATAGACTCCTCCATTAGGCTCAACGAAAACCCTACATCGCCTCCTTCGATTATGAGACACTACAGGAGTGTTTCGGTGGATAGTTGTTTCAATGAATTCCTGGAGCTGCCTCTTTCTCCTACCAGTTCGTTTGATGGAGCCTGCACGAATACTTTGGACCTCGAGTTTGGTAAAGATGAGGGCAGACCTGATCCTAAGGAAGTCAGACG AATCTTGGCAAACAGAGAGGCAGCTGCAAGTTCAAAGAAGAGGAAGTCACAGTACCGTATTGACTTGGAATGCAGAATAAAGTATCTTGAAAAGGCGATCATGTTGatgcaaaaaaaagagaagcttttGGAG AAAGATAAACAAATGTTGGTTGATGAAAAGGAGGAAATCAGGATTCGACTTGAATCGCTGAAGCAACAGACAAAACTCCATCCTG CGTTGAACGAACAAGTGAGTGTGGAAGCACAACGGCTGAAGGAAGTATTAGCATCGAACGAACAATTGATGATAGAAGTGCAGCGGCTAAAGATGGTAATAGGTGAAGTGATGCATAACGACAGCCAATCTGATGGATTAAACATGTATCAAAATGACCCAAACATGTTCCAGCAACTCATCATCAATGATTCCAACCAACCACAGACAAGCAGCCCTGATTTTTATGGACAAAACTAA
- the LOC104767937 gene encoding basic leucine zipper 61-like: MNERDSIAPSEPQSRTQQSAVDSSLRPLSPSPSSLHHHPLRSMNLSPPLLRGSSSSAHVDLHRLLRECFSNFLELPLSPGVVSSTSSADGDYQNTLDLKDEYTADELKKISKCTKLTEMKSDPKKVRGILANREAAAHSKKRKSQYLLDLEHQVNFLEKDITLMQEKEMLLEISKCTKLTEMKSDPKKVRGILANREAAAHSKKRKSQYLLDLEHQVNFLEKDITLMQEKEMLLENAKIMLIDEEKEFMIRLESLEQQAKLHDEIKSPKATTTLNEQLSVEAQRLKEVLASNEQLSVEVQRLKMAIGDVMHNYGYQIDPNILRQLTINESDQSQTNKQH, encoded by the exons ATGAATGAACGCGACAGTATCGCTCCTTCAGAACCACAGTCGAGAACTCAGCAGTCGGCTGTCGACTCCTCCTTGCGTCCTTTGAGCCCTTCTCCGTCGTCATTACATCATCATCCACTTAGATCGATGAACCTTTCTCCACCGTTGTTACGTGGTTCTTCGTCATCGGCTCATGTGGACCTTCATCGCCTACTTCGT GAGTGTTTCAGTAACTTCTTGGAGCTACCTCTTTCTCCGGGTGTTGTTTCCTCTACTAGTTCGGCTGATGGAGACTACCAAAATACTTTAGACCTCAAAGACGAGTATACTGCTGATGAATtgaaaaagatttcaaaatgtACTAAACTTACCGAGATGAAATCTGATCCTAAGAAAGTCAGAGG AATCTTGGCAAACAGAGAAGCAGCTGCACATTCAAAGAAGAGGAAGTCACAGTACCTTCTTGACTTGGAACACCAAGTAAATTTTCTTGAGAAGGATATCACTTTGATGCAAGAAAAAGAGATGCTTTTGGAG atttcaaaatgtACTAAACTTACCGAGATGAAATCTGATCCTAAGAAAGTCAGAGG AATCTTGGCAAACAGAGAAGCAGCTGCACATTCAAAGAAGAGGAAGTCACAGTACCTTCTTGACTTGGAACACCAAGTAAATTTTCTTGAGAAGGATATCACTTTGATGCAAGAAAAAGAGATGCTTTTGGAG AATGCTAAAATCATGCTGATTGATGAGGAGAAGGAGTTCATGATTCGACTTGAATCGTTGGAGCAACAAGCAAAACTTCATGACG AAATCAAAAGTCCAAAGGCGACGACAACGTTGAACGAACAATTGAGTGTGGAAGCACAACGGCTGAAGGAAGTATTAGCATCAAACGAACAATTGAGTGTAGAAGTCCAGCGGCTAAAGATGGCAATAGGTGATGTGATGCATAACTACGGCTATCAAATTGACCCAAACATCTTGCGACAACTCACCATTAATGAGTCCGATCAGTCACAGACAAACAAGCAGCACTGA
- the LOC109130856 gene encoding uncharacterized protein LOC109130856, which translates to MKLMSNVFRKYLDEFVIVFIDDILVYSKKGEDHPAHLRKVLERLKEEKFFAKLSKCSFWKREIGFLGHVVSDKGVSVDQEKIWSIAEWLRPQNASKIQSFLGLAGYYRWFVKGFASMAHPLTQLTGKDVPYVWTADYEQSFAKLKDMLTSTPILALPEPDQGAY; encoded by the coding sequence ATGAAGCTTATGAGCAATGTGTTTCGAAAGTACCTGGACGAGTTCGTGATTGTGTTCATAGACGACATCTTAGTCTATTCGAAGAAAGGAGAGGATCATCCCGCGCATTTGAGGAAAGTGTTGGAAAGACTAAAGGAGGAAAAGTTTTTTGCCAAACTTAGTAAGTGTAGCTTTTGGAAAAGAGAGATTGGGTTCTTAGGACATGTAGTATCGGACAAAGGTGTGTCTGTGGACCAGGAGAAGATTTGGTCCATAGCGGAATGGCTGAGACCGCAAAACGCCTCGAAAATACAAAGTTTCCTAGGACTGGCCGGCTATTATCGATGGTTCGTCAAGGGTTTTGCAAGTATGGCACATCCGCTGACTCAACTTACGGGAAAAGATGTACCATACGTGTGGACAGCTGACTATGAACAGAGTTTCGCGAAGCTCAAGGACATGCTGACTAGTACACCAATTTTGGCACTACCGGAACCAGATCAGGGTGCGTACTAA